The DNA window TAACTCGACGGTCACAGGAAGCCCAACCCGTAATCTGAACACCGCTAATAACTTCAAAATTTATAATTATCTATCAACAACCAGAGAAACAGACCACTTACCAACGGTATTAAACTGGTTATGTATTCCTGTTCAAAGTTCTTGGGGTATAGATGGTGTCAACAGGCTACCTGTTTGTGATCTTAATACATTATCTGTAGGAAATTCAGAAAAAGTATCAGAAGATTTTTCCATATATCCTAATCCTGCAGATCAGAAGGTGAATGTAAAGTTCAAATCTAATGAGAAAGAAGTTACATTTCAGATCATCGATACAAAAGGAACTGTTGTTTCATCTAAAAAAGTAAAATCATCAGATGGACAGTATGAAGAAACATTCGATATCAACACAATGCCAAGTGGTGTATATTTTATAAAACTCACAGAAGGTCAAAAATCTTTGTCAAAAACTTTTATTAAAAAGTAATCAGAGAATTTTCATCATATCATTAGTAGATTTAAATTGGATAGATATTAGAACGCGGATTACTCCAAGTTCTAATATCTTTTTTATTTTTAAATAACACCATATTTATATATTGTTTTTTACCATTTTCCCCAATTTCTCAAGATCACTTTCTACCCTGTCTGTCCATTCTAATGCATAATTCAATCGCATACAGTTTCTGTATTGGTCATATTGAGAAAACATTCTTCCGGGAGCAAAATTGATCTTCTGACTATAAGCTTCGTCAAATAAATCTTCCGTACATATTCTTTTGTCTAGCTCCAGCCATAACATAAAACCTCCTTTTGGTTCGGAAACTTTAGTATTGTCCGGAAAATAAGCCGTAACTGCTTTTTGAATCTGAAGGTAATTAGCATAGAGTTTATTTCTGAATGTCCTCAAGTGATGATCATAACGGCCATGTTCCAGAAAATCTGTAATCACATCAGAATATAATGATGGACTGCATACCGTCTGAACAAGCTTCTGGCGGATAATCCGATCTTTAAACTGACCCGGAGCCACCCACCCAACCCGATAACCGGGAGCCATGGTCTTCGAAACTGAACCCAACCACATCACCAATCCTGCCTCATCATAAAACTTACATGGCTTGGGACGTTCTGCTCCGAAATATAGATTCCCATAGATATCATCTTCGATCAAAGGAACATTATAGTGCGTGATTAATCTCACCAGCTCCCTCTTGTTTTCATCAGGCATTTGAAACCCCATCGGGTTATTAAAGTTCGTCACAAAACAACATGCTGATAATTTTGGCAATACTTTTTTTAAAGCATCAAGATCTACTCCATATACCGGATGAGTGGGAATTTCAACCGCTTTTAGTCCCAATAACTGGATGGCCTGTAAAATTCCAAAATAAGCAGGGCTTTCCACGGCAACCAGATCACCAGGCTTGGTTACGGCCATCAGACTATTATAAATAGCATTCATTGCCCCAGAGGTTATCACCAGATCATCTTCCGTAATTTTCCCTTCCATAACCAATGACCATTTTGCCAGTTCCCGACGAAGGCTCTGTTTTCCCTGTACCGGTTCATAATCCGTTCCGCTGTCATTTCTGCTCTTTACAACATTAATGATCGATTTTTTCATCTTGGCCAAAGGAAGAAAGTTCTTGCCGGGAATTGCCAGAGCAAACTGAGTAAAATCTTTCTCTGAAATAGTTCCAAACACCTTATCAATAAGATCTTCCTTTGTTCCTTCAGCTTCAAAGCTTTTTATTTTGGCAACAGATGGCAACGCCAGTTTTCGTTGTGAAGTATGGCTTACAAAATAGCCAAATTTAGGCTTCGATTCAATAAGAGAATGACTCTCAAGCTCCATATAAGCCAGCTTTATGGTATTCAGGCTAACATTATATAGCTTCTGAGCACTTCGGAGTGAAGGTAGTTTATCTCCAAACTGTAATGTCTCAGTTTGGATTTGCTCCATCATTATTTTTGCTATTTTAAGGTATAAAACTTCTTTGGCCATAGGATGATCGTTTTAAATATAAAGTAAACAGAAAATATCTTTGTTAAACATTGATCCAATTAACAATACTGTTGATTGTACTTTTCAATTGTTGTGGGTTTTTATAATTTTCTGAAGGGTTTCTTTTAAAGTAGTCTTCAACAAAGAATTCAAAAGCTTCTTTTTCTTCCTTATTTAAATCCCCAACTTCATGTATGATAAAATCAGGTTTCCCAAACCTGTTTACCACAAGACATGCAAAAGCAATAATAGCATTTGCTTTCTTTGCCACAAGAAAGGGAAGTCCAAAACTCTCATTAACGATTTTTGAATTTTGCTTTTGAAGAAAAATATTCTTTAAAAGTACCATATCAGAAATATAAACTTCTTGATATTGGAGATTGTGTGGGTACTGAATACGCGTTTCCATAGTGCTTGCTTTATAATAAACAAAATTATAAAGCCTATACGAAAGGACACAGATACAGAACTTAGTATTATCGTGGATACAGCAATATTATTTTGAAAAAGAAATACAAATTCTGATTAAATTTTAATTGATCCTCTTCTTTGAAAAATGAATGATAAAGTCATCAAACTCCCTTTTATAGCTTCTTCCCACAGGAATTGAAGACTTCTCCAATAAAACCTCATCATTATTAAAAGCGGTGACATACCGGGAATTGATCAAAAAAGACCGATGCACTCTTATAAATCCCTTCTCTGAAAGCACATCATTCAGCTCTGAAATTTTATTTTTAGCGACAATATGCAAACTTCCTTTTAATACCACTTTCACATCATTACCATTGCCTTCAAAGTAAATGATCTCATTCAGCAGAATTTTCCTTTGTAAACCTTCAGACTTTAGGAGTATAAACTCCTCAGCTGTTTTCTCTGTTGAAACATTTCGAAGTACACGATCCACAGATTTAAAAAATCGTTCAAAAGTGATTGGCTTTAAAATATAATCTACCGCCTCAAGCTCGAATCCTTCAATAGCAAATTCGCGATAAGCCGTTGTAAAAATAGTTTTAGGTTTTTTATTAAGAGATTTTAAAAAGTCTATCCCATTCAAATCAGGCATCTGGATATCCAGAAACATCAAATCTATTGACTTTTCCTGTAAGAGCTGATACGCTTCAATAGCACTTTTAGCCGTCCCTAAAAGTTTCAACGTTTCAATCTTTGAAATGTGACTTTCCAAAAGCTGTATGGCTAAAGGTTCATCATCCACTATGATACAGTTAATCATTTTGCGCAGGTATCGTTATTTTTATGGTAAACCAGTTATTTTCTTTTAAGGTACTCAACTCAAACCGATTGTCAAAATACAGTCGAAGCTGCTCCTTGATATTTTTCAAACCAAGTCCTTCTTTCTCAGCTTCTACAGCGTCCGGGCACGTATTTTCAACTTTTAAAACTGAGTGATTCCGATTGGTCTCTACCCAGATATTAATTTCTGCTTTTCCTGATATTTTCCCGGCTCCATGTTTAAATGCATTTTCCACTAAAGAAAGAAACAGCAAAGGAGGAATGGTATTTGAGCTTTCCAGTTTCTCGAATTTACGGACTTTTAATCTTTCATCGTATCGTAATTTCTCGAGTTCTATATAGTCATCTATAATTAAAAGCTCATCAGAAATAAGGACTGTTTTCCTTTGTCCCTTGTATAAAATATAATCCAGAATGTCGGAAAGGCGATTGATCGATTCAGAGGTCCGTTCAGAATTAGCAACAGAAAGTGCGTAGATATTATTTAGTGTATTGAATAAAAAGTGTGGGTTTAATTGAGATTTTAATACTTTTAGCTCAAGTTCTGCCTTTTCTTTCAAAAGTTGGGTTGTATTTTCTTTTTCATTTCTATACCGTATCATAAACATCGTAGCGACAAAAATAAAACTTCCTGCTACGATAGAAAATACATAATAAAATAAAAGATAATTCAGGTCAGTTACGATATCCACTAAGCTATCTTTGGGATAATTCATAAAAACAGGTTCTACTGCGTACACAATAAAAATTCTATTAATAACCGAAATAATATAGATGCTTATAACCAGGTAAGTTGAAAATAGAAAATATTTTTTGCTGTTGAAAAACCGGGCAATCAGCACATAATAGATAAAATTGGCACCTGCAATTTGAAAAATCCAATGGCTAATATCATAAATAAGGTTTTCATTGAAATGGGCGTAATCATAATGACCATAATCTTTGGCCATTCCAAACAAAAATAATCCTATCCAAAAAATAACCTGGAAACCAATATTCTGCTGTATTCTCTTCTTTTTCGTAGTCTTCACAATATCCAAAAATATAAAATCCAGATCGATGAAAATACATTTAGTTTTTAATAAAGTAAAATTGCTGGTGAATAACGATATTTTACATTCAGACAGCAAAAGAGGCTTTCTACCATTAAATACATTCATTCTGACACAATCGCTCAAATAAGCGCCTTCTTTTAGAAAAATTTGCAAAAAAAACAATAATGGATACACCATCTGAGCGATTTTATGGACTCGATCACTTAAGAGCTACTGCGATTCTGTTGGTCTTA is part of the Chryseobacterium paludis genome and encodes:
- a CDS encoding aminotransferase-like domain-containing protein; the encoded protein is MAKEVLYLKIAKIMMEQIQTETLQFGDKLPSLRSAQKLYNVSLNTIKLAYMELESHSLIESKPKFGYFVSHTSQRKLALPSVAKIKSFEAEGTKEDLIDKVFGTISEKDFTQFALAIPGKNFLPLAKMKKSIINVVKSRNDSGTDYEPVQGKQSLRRELAKWSLVMEGKITEDDLVITSGAMNAIYNSLMAVTKPGDLVAVESPAYFGILQAIQLLGLKAVEIPTHPVYGVDLDALKKVLPKLSACCFVTNFNNPMGFQMPDENKRELVRLITHYNVPLIEDDIYGNLYFGAERPKPCKFYDEAGLVMWLGSVSKTMAPGYRVGWVAPGQFKDRIIRQKLVQTVCSPSLYSDVITDFLEHGRYDHHLRTFRNKLYANYLQIQKAVTAYFPDNTKVSEPKGGFMLWLELDKRICTEDLFDEAYSQKINFAPGRMFSQYDQYRNCMRLNYALEWTDRVESDLEKLGKMVKNNI
- a CDS encoding LytR/AlgR family response regulator transcription factor yields the protein MINCIIVDDEPLAIQLLESHISKIETLKLLGTAKSAIEAYQLLQEKSIDLMFLDIQMPDLNGIDFLKSLNKKPKTIFTTAYREFAIEGFELEAVDYILKPITFERFFKSVDRVLRNVSTEKTAEEFILLKSEGLQRKILLNEIIYFEGNGNDVKVVLKGSLHIVAKNKISELNDVLSEKGFIRVHRSFLINSRYVTAFNNDEVLLEKSSIPVGRSYKREFDDFIIHFSKKRIN
- a CDS encoding sensor histidine kinase, yielding MSDCVRMNVFNGRKPLLLSECKISLFTSNFTLLKTKCIFIDLDFIFLDIVKTTKKKRIQQNIGFQVIFWIGLFLFGMAKDYGHYDYAHFNENLIYDISHWIFQIAGANFIYYVLIARFFNSKKYFLFSTYLVISIYIISVINRIFIVYAVEPVFMNYPKDSLVDIVTDLNYLLFYYVFSIVAGSFIFVATMFMIRYRNEKENTTQLLKEKAELELKVLKSQLNPHFLFNTLNNIYALSVANSERTSESINRLSDILDYILYKGQRKTVLISDELLIIDDYIELEKLRYDERLKVRKFEKLESSNTIPPLLFLSLVENAFKHGAGKISGKAEINIWVETNRNHSVLKVENTCPDAVEAEKEGLGLKNIKEQLRLYFDNRFELSTLKENNWFTIKITIPAQND